From Excalfactoria chinensis isolate bCotChi1 chromosome 14, bCotChi1.hap2, whole genome shotgun sequence:
GCTCTTCTCCAAAGGGTCTGGACAAGGTGAATTCCTTAGGCTATCACACCTGCTTAGTCCCACCTGTTTGGTAAAGGGACCCTCCCCTCAGCTTGACATTTCCTATATGTATATCAGGAACTTTGCATGCTTTTGAAATCTGGGAAGACTAATGGCCCCTGGAGATCAATAATGATATCTGAGGGACCAAACTTCCCAGTGTTTAGCATTCCCCTGAGGGGAATGCATGGACCTTCCATGCCTCCTGGCCAATACCCCAGATCTCAGCTGATAAAAGATACTTgaatttctttgtttgcatCCTTGTTTCCCCTTCCAAAGTACGTCCAAGACTTTACAGCTGTACACATCACctgttcacacacacacaaaacacccGGAGTGTTAGAACAGCTTGAGATTCAGAAGCCCCTCCTTTGTTTGTTGGTGTGCTCTCTACCTAAGTGATCCACGTGTTATGGGCAGGCCAATAACTGTGATATCATCCTGTGCATCTTGGGAGGTGTCTATGTCTAAGGGCTGAGTGATTCCAGCTTGATTTACTGAGCCATATCCCTGCTCTTCCAGTGAGATCCTTACCAGGTTACCCTCGCTGCTCATGCAGGTCTCAGAAGACTTTTGACATGAAAAGATGTGTGCAAAGCCTCAAGCAAACAAGCATGAATTGTCACTAAAAGCTGCAGTGCTCATCTCGTTTACAAAATGTACGCACTGTATTTGGGCTGAGGGGAAGAGAGATAAGATGTGAAAGTTTTAAACCACTGAGCTGATCTAAACCTGCTGATGTTAAGCAGGGCACCTTCTGTGAGCAGTAAGTTTTTAAAGCATCCTATCTTGGTGGGTCACAGGGTAACCTAAATGTTTAAATCAACGATTTACAGTGTAGGTCAGCAGCCCTAAGCTCAAATTTGTATCAGTGATTTCATGCAGAGGCTCAATGAGGGATATGACAGATCCCAACCATTGCATGCCCTATGGGATGTCCTGTCTtatggagagcagcaggagaacaCACTGGGATGGGAACAAGGCAATAAGTCCAGGCCTCATGAGCAAGCAGGTGTGGACTTTGGATAGACCAGGTGCCAAAAAAGGAGGTTCTTCCTCATCCAGGTTTCTctgggctgctgcagaaagatGATGGCAGCACACAGAGGGCAAAGGTGGCACGGGAGGGGAGCAAGCCCAGGGGCTCCTTGTTTGGAGAGTGGCTGCCaactgcagggtgcagccttGATGCATGCCTTCCCCCAGCCCTGCGAGGGGCTGCCTGGGATCCCCTGTGCATGCAGTGCAAAGGGCCTAtccagctggcagagcagggcaggggagGGTAGGACAAGGCAGGCAGGACAGCAGTGCCCCCTCAGGGCCCCCTCTGTGGGTGTCAGGGCCCCCCAAGGCACCGCCGCTCCCTGCTCCCCGCATTGCACGGCCACGGCCCCTCCGTGTGGATAAGATAAGGCCGGGGCGGGTGTACAGGGAGCTATAAGAGGTCGGCCCCACAGGCTCCTCCACCACACCTTGCTACCAGCCACCAGCCCGccccatcagctgccaccatgcTGACTGCCGAGGACAAGAAGCTCATCCAGCAGGCCTGGGAGAAGGCCTCTTCCCACCAGGAGGACTTCGGAGCTGAGGCTCTGCTTAGGTGCGAGCCAGGCCCAGGGGCACCTGGCAGGGTGGGAACTGGGGAGTGGGAGCCAAGGGGTGCGAGCTGGGTCCCGGAGTGCTGGGGTGTGTGGGCTGGGCCAGGGGGAAGtgtggggcagcagagctgaccAGCCTCGTTCCGGCAGGATGTTCACCGCCTACCCACAGACCAAGACGTACTTCCCACACTTCGACCTCTCACCCGGCTCTGACCAGATCCGTGGCCATGGCAAGAAGGTGTTGGCTGCCCTGGGCAACGCCGTGAAGAACATTGATAACCTCAGCCAGGCCATGTCTGAGCTCAGCAACCTGCACGCCTACAACCTGCGTGTTGACCCTGTCAACTTCAAGGCAAGCAAAAGCCTGGGTCTGGGGGTCCTGGGGGTCCTCAGGTCAGGGAGTCTTGGGGTTACAGGGTCCTGGAGGTCTTGGGGTCAGGGTGTCCTAGACTAAAGGGGTCAGAGGGTCAGAGGGTCCTGGAGCCCTGGGGTCTTGAGCTGGAGGCAAGGGGTGCTACCAGAGCCATGATGGGGGGACAGATTGGGGCTGAGAGCCCTCCACAAGGGTACTGAGCCTCTGTTTGCCTTGCAGCTGTTGTCGCAGTGCATCCAGGTGGTGCTGGCCGCACACATGGGCAAAGACTACACCCCTGAGGTGCATGCTGCCTTCGACAAGTTCCTGTCTGCCGTGtctgctgtgctggctgagaAGTACAGATGAGCCACCATCTACAACTTCAAGTCTTCAATAAAGACACcattgctgcagcactgtgtccaTGTGTGCTGGGTCTGGGGACAGGGCACAAGGGTCCAGGGTGGGCTGGGGCAAACTCAATGCTTCCCTGCACCCcttgggagggagggaggaaggaagatgCCAGCAGGTCTGGCATGGGGCCTGGCTGGTTAAACGTGATCCTGAAGCTGGTAGCAGGACTCTGAGGACGCAGCTCAGTCTGCACCTTCCCATGCCTGCAAACCTACTTGGGGTGGGTGAAgccaaatgtgttttctttgaaaaccttGAATGATTTTCCATGGGGAAAGGATTGCCATCTCCTGGCAATATCAGCATGGCTGTTTAGGACATGACTGGGAAGCTGTGGGAGCTAAATGCCCACATGGATTCTGTGGGCAACCAAACAAGCTcatagaatgaaaaaaaatccactgtaAACCATGAAGTACAAACACCTTTCATAGCCTCAAGTCCCTGAGCCTCAACTCTCTAGCAGCTGCCTAAGAAGGGCCCTTCCACTCCTGCCTCTGTGCTTGTCATCTGGAGGGGGTGCTTTAGATCTGAGGGAGGTGATGGGTTATAAGATAGTAAACTAGCCCTGGGTTTGCTCTGTGCTGCGACCAGAGGAATTGAAGGTTTGTGAGGAATGAAGGGAGCTGCACCAGGGAATCAGCACCTACTTTGGTAGGGAGTCCCCATGCCATGCCCTGCTCCTGTGAGCACAATCCCAAACATGCAGTGTTTTTCCTCCATACCCCGAAGCACTGTCTACATTTCAGCGTGTCTGTGTTCATTTGCACCCAGTTATTCCTGTGCCTTCAGTTTGAGAAGCTCTCCTTCCTTTGCAGTTTGCCCCACTGACGTGTGCACGGGCAGCAAACACAGCCTCCCCAGCATCTGCTTCCCAGAAGAGCAGCCCCCCTCCTCCactcttcccctcctcctgtgCTCTGACATGGTGCCAGGTCAAGCTAATCTCCCCCAGACACAAATGATAAGAACTGCTGGAAATGGAGGAAACATGGGTGTAAACtgtcccccccctccccccttcccccaccaGCTCTCGAACCTACTGGAACCACTACAACCATTTTCACCTTTCCAGCCTTCCTTATCTTCATCCTTCTCACCTTCCTCCTCACCTTCACCACTTGGACACGCAGAGCTCACTGGGGGCCTCTCTGGTCATACATTCCCTTCTTCCCCTGCTGTGAGCTCCTGCAGGACAGTGCCTGCATCAGGATCTGGCACTGACCCCACGGCTCTGCTGTGTGCCCCATTTCCAGCAGTCAGAGCCACCACAGCAGCAAGGACTGGGACAGAGGGAGCTCTGGGGTCTGTTTGCAAAGGGATGCAGCTGCGGGTGAGGGAGCAAGACATGAAGATGCATTGGGGTGCACTGGTGTGAGGAGTGCAGAAGGAATGAGAACAGAAGGTGAAGTGAGAAGGAGTGGTGGTGTGCAGGGGCTACATTGCAGAGTGGTGTGTAGGGACAGTGCATGCACTGGAGCAGTTTGCATGTGTGCATAGGCTGTGCTGGAGAGGTCAGTCTCCACATGCACAGGGCATTACAGAGGCAACTCCTTGAGGCACAGGCTTGCACAGTGCTCCTGAGCCTACAGACTCCATGTTGCTgtcccctctactctgcctgCTCCTCCTGGGCAGAACACATCCCTTCTGGCCTTCTGAGGAACCCTTTGTTGGCACCTCAGCCCTAACCCCACACAGACCCTAACCTCAACCCATGCCGGTGCAGACACTAACCCTAATCCTAACCCTAAATCCAGCTCATGCCAGCATCACACTGCCCCAACCCTAACATCGAGCCCAAGCTCATGCTGGGGTCCAACCCCCCCAGCCTGTGCAGTATCGTGGGTGGGGCAGgacagcagccctgcctggATGGGGTCCAGAATCTATGGGGCGGGCTGGGGGGCGGGCCGTGGCCAGCACAGTATATAAGGCCAACAGCAGACTGCAGGGGCACCCGTGCTGGGGGCTGCCAACGTGGAGGTCCAACCATGGTGCTGTCCGCTGCTGACAAGACCAACGTCAAGGGCATCTTCACCAAAATCTCCGGCCATGCTGAGGAGTATGGAGCCGAGGCCCTGGACAGGTAGGTGTCCTCTGTTCTCCGGCTGCCCCTCTCCTGTCCATCCCTGACTCTCTTCCCACCCTCAGCTGTCCATGTTCTATCCCTCCCTGTCTTCCCCgtccccctcccctcctgccctgctgacCCTGACTCACTGTGCTCCACAGGATGTTCACCACCTACCCCCAGACCAAGACCTATTTCCCCCACTTTGATGTGTCACACGGCTCAGCTCAGATCAAGGGGCATGGCAAGAAAGTAGTGACTGCCTTGATCGAGGCTGCCAACCACATTGATGACATCGCAGGCACCCTCTCCAAGCTCAGCGACCTCCACGCCCAGAAGCTCCGCGTGGACCCTGTCAACTTCAAAGTGAGTGTCTGGGAAGGGGCAACTTGCCCTgcccctgctgcagccctttctTGGGCCATGTGGACACCCCTCTCCTCACCCTCTCGCTCACCCTCTCCTTTTGCCTTGCAGCTCCTGGGCCAATGCTTCCTGGTGGTGGTGGCCATCCACCACCCTGCTGCCCTGACCCCGGAGGTCCATGCTTCCCTGGACAAGTTCCTGTGTGCTGTGGGCACCGTGCTGACCGCCAAGTACCGTTAAGACGGCACGGCGGCTAGAGCTGGGGGCAACCCATCGCCAGCCCTCCAACAGCAAGCAGCCAaatgagatgaaataaaatctgttgCATTTGTGCTCCAGCCCTGGTGTCCTGCTCTGGTTGCTGCCTGTGGGGAGGGAGTGGGAGGGATCTGCTCTGGGGCTCCATGCAGCTGAACTGGGGTTTGTGGAGGATATGGGCTCGGGTGGTGGTGTTTGGGTGATGTTTGGGTGATGTTTGGGTGATGTTTGGGTGATGTTTGGATGATGTTTGGGTGGTGGTGCCCAGAAGACAGATGCatttctgctgtctgtgggCATGAGTAGAGTTCTTACAGGTGCTGGTGGACAGGGAGGCTTTATGGAGAGCGGCTATTGAGGGtcccccacagctccagcccatCCTGAGCTTCCTAGCAGAGCCACATACCCACGTTGGGATCACATGCAGTCCTTACCCCATGGAGCCCAAACTGCAGGGAAACAGATCTCATTCGTAAAGGGCTTGCAGGAGGTGGTGGGAAACAGTTCCCAGCCTCTGTCACCATCTGTGTGGTGACACAGCAAGGACAAGCTGAGGACTTTCTGCACTGgggcagctttctctgcaggcCTACGGACTGTCCTCATAGGACTtctctgcttccatctcctGACACCTTGCTGCATGCCACCTGTGGGGGTCCCAGGGCACACCAAGCAGGCAGACAGGCTGGGGAAGACCACAGCACTCCAATAGGAACCATCCGCACCTGGGGCTCAGTTCCTGCTCTTTGGGCTGTGAACCTCATCAGGGCAGAAGGATGAGCACAGGCGGtgaagcagtgctgggtgctgcatgTGGCCCCCAGCTCTTATCACAGCcaacagcagggctggggatggcCATAGCCAGTGGGGGCTGCAGGTAGCTGATAAAGAGCTGCATGGGCTCTCCTCCAGCTCATGGGTGTGGTGAGGGACATGGACAGCAGATAACCTCGGGGGGTAAAACCTGCCAAGTGCTGAGTAACCGCAGCCTGTCCCTGCCAGGGATCTTAATGCAGAGATGGAGGTTTGAGAAAGCCCCAGGGTGGCCAGCACAGAAAAAACACACCATGAATCCAGCCTGGGGTTACCAAAGGTCCCCGCATTCCTTGAAGCATGTACCATATGAATGGGTTCAGACGGAGGGATGGTCTCCAGTGACCATCAGGGACCAGTGCTCACAGGTGACTCCAGAGAGCTCCCAGCCCTCAAAAGTTCCTCCTATAAATCACCAGCCTCAGGCACCACAACTCCGCTAGGCCATGCTCCAGTCTTCCCTTCCACCTCACACCATCCAGACACAACTACGGGCATTGCTCCCCACAGCAGAGAGCCTCTGCTCTGGGGGAGCACAGGGAGCAGGGGCATGGTGCAGGCAGGGCATGCATGGCACTGGGAACTGGTGCGCCAAGCACTGGTAAGAGCCAGTGCCAAATCCTGCATAGATCTGGTCTGCTCCAAACCCTGCTGCAGGGGATCCTTGCAGTCCTGAGAATAGCAAAGGTGTACAAAGGTGTATAGTGCTTGTACAAGTGGAGTGAAGCTGCATGTAAAGGAATGCATGTCCTTCAGCCTGGAGCTGGAGCAAGAAATGGCAGCACATATGGGGCATATCTATGTGtgtgcatgaaaagaaatgtgtCAGGAGCAATGCAGGGGGATGATGTGTGCCAGGTTTGTCTGTTGTCCCTGATACCTCTGCCAGACCTCTGCCTCCAGTTGCTCTTACACCTTGCTATGACCTCAGGTAGGACTCAGCGAGGCCGGTGTTTTGGAGGAGGCAGTGTCTTGGCTCTGTCTGGCTAAAGAATGCCATGCTGCAAACAGCCGAGTGTTTTGTCTCAGCTACTTGTCCCTGCTGCCACAAGATGGAGGCCTCAAGCCGTGGTGCCTTTATCAGAGCCAGACAGCTCAGCTTTCAGTTGGAGCCTCCAACATTGGCAAGGATGAGCTCCTGAACACCTTGGGGTGCTGGTACAGGCTTGGAGGGTGCACGGAACCCCATGCTGTTTAAGGGGCCAGATCCACTGCCAGGAGGGTCAGCTAGGCAGGGCTGGGCATGGTGTGGGAACAGGAACCTTGCCCAGGCCCATCACCCGCTTCCTACaatcacagaactacagaatcatagcatggttgggttggaagggaccttagagcCCCCAGCTCCACCCCTGatgtgggctggctgcccccaccagctcaggctgcccaggacccctCCATGGCTTTGGtcacatccagggatggagcactcacagctctgggcagcagacccagcacctcaccaccctgtAAGTGAAAGATTTCCTCCTCACACCtcacctaaatctcccctcttttagtttacagccattccctcttgtcctctcactatctacctgtgtaaaaagttgttctctcttctgtttatCAGCTCCCTTTATGTACTGGAAGGCAGCAACGAGGTTTTGCTGGacccttctccaagctaaacaagcccagctctttCAACCTTTCTTtacagcagaggtgctccagccttctgagcATCcctgtggccctcctctgacCCCACTCCAACATCTCCATACCCTTTGTGAGctgggccccaggcctggatgcagcactgcaggtggggGCTCACGAGGGCAGAGGAGAAGAGGACAGTCCTCTCCCTGTCCTGCTGCCACCCCAACCCCccgatgcagcccaggatacagctggcCCTGGAGAGTTCTTCCTGGAAAGGGACACAGTGATATGTACTTCTGGAAGAAGGCAAGCGTCCTGGAGGAGGTTAGCAAGAATTTCCCATTCAAAATGTACTTCCTCATTTAGCAAAGAAGCAGCCggaaaacacagaattttcttcctgaaagctgATTGTAATATACGAGTTGAGAGATCCCCTTGCTAGAAAGATGAGGGAGAACATCACCTGTTTACAAAAGGTTCTTCTGTGTTTGCATCTGACATTGGCATTCAGCAGGCCAATAGTAAAACCCATTACAGGTGCAACCTATAGGTCTTTTGCTGAAAACATCCTCTCAAAGCAGCTTGTTTGCCTCAGGTTTGgccagtttttctttcctaactGTCAGCCTTTCCATACTGAACTTCTCTGTCTGATATATCCAAACCGTTTTTAACCCAATGCTTTGGGTTGCTCACAGCTCTTCCAGCTCAGACCCATCTGAGGTTTTAATAAGTGTATTATCTATTACAACACATAAGTTATTGATGAAGGAACAGTGAATAATGATGTTGAACCAAGAAGTGGAATCTgtcacagaaggaaaacagactcATCTAAAATGATTCATTCTTGGCAATAGCAATGCTTATTACTCATCTCTTACTTCAATTAAAAGTCCCACTGTTAGTTGTGAGTTGAAGTTGACTGCCTTATAGTTCCCTGGTTTCCACTTTTTACCCTGCTAATAAGAATAGACCCTACTGTCTTATTCTGCAACCCCATCACCCTCTGCCATGTCTCAAAGATTCGGATGGAGTGAAATGGCTTCAATCAGTTGCTGAGGTGAAGGGGAATTTTTTCAGGCAGTCTGGTAACACCGAAATGATTGAACTCTACTTTAATCCACTCTTTTCAGGATCCATCTACCTTAAGTCCTTTatcaaaaatgacattttagtGAAGGCTGActctattttctctcttctgtgagCACTTTTCCTGTCCCTACTGCGTCAACACCTCCCCCAGGGGATGTTTTCTATTTAGGCTTTAAGACCCTTGTGACTTTTTGTCTTGGTCTTTTGATCATGTCCCTGTGTGCTCAGTATTCCTTCACCATAATGTCAGTTTTGATGGAGGACTTAAagtattttctctccttcctttcctgaaaGCAGAGACTGCTCCCAGTGGAGCAGCCACATCAAGCATCAGCTGCGTGGGTCCCTAGAGGGAACAGGGCTGATAAAAACAAGCATTACCAGAACTTAAAACATTGTCTGTGCTTCGCTGCCATCACAAAAAGTTTAATGCCACAGACAGTATCTTAGAAAAACTTTCTTCTCAGCTCCTTCTGAGTTGACCCCTGAGTAATCCAAGTCCCATCCCGTGAATTCCCTTTGTCCACGAAGGCACAAAGCATGCGGAACCCCCTGCTGCTGGAGACACCCATGGCAGAACACAGGCCTTGGGTTTTACAGACCTGCAGCAGTTTGACATTGGCCACATATTCCTTCTCAAGGCTGCCACTGCAGCATGGGAGCCATCCATCATCCAAACAGCAGAAACTTACCACAGCTCCCTCACATCGTTTTCCTACTTTCTTTGTGTAGCTGACCGTGTGGGTTTTGGTCAACAGATCCAGCCAGGTTTCCACTGTGGCTGTGCCACTGACAACCCTTTTCAATGAAGAAACAGCACTTTTCTGTCAGGCCTGCTGGACGTTGTTCACTAAGGATCAATCTGGTTCTCAATACAGGATGGACATGCAGACACTTCTTCTTACCACACAGCAGCCACCTGAGATGATCTGAATGTGGTTAGGGACACAGAGAACGTCAGTAATGCCCTGCAGGACCTGATGGTTCATCTCACCCAGCGCTGTGTTCAGCAATAGGAGATGGCTCTGAGGAGCACACAAGCCTCACCATTTTAGCTTGTGCTCCTCCAACACCTGCAGCAGTAGTTAATGATTTCACAGAGTAAGTTCCTGCATGTTGCCTTCAGCATCTGTTTATTGACCCGTTGTTCATGAATTTGCTCACCCATTTATAAACCTGCTGACCCCATTTGTTTCTACAGGATCCCGTGGCAGCAGGTTCCAGAAGTTCAttctccctccctgcctcaCATGAAGTCCCTTTTACCCATTTCAAACCAATCTACTGGACTCATCGATGGCCTCTAATTCCAGTACTGCAGAATCCAGTGAGCGTCAGATCCACATTCCCCTTATGACTGTGTAAAGTAGGCCCTTTCTGTGCCCCCTCCTGACAAACCCCAGTCTTCCCAGACCACCATCATACCGCAGCTCCCCATGCCCATCTCACTTGCCCTCAGGACACTCAGTTGATCTGAGCTCTCTCTCTGCATGCACTGTGTCCATAGATTTAGAGACCAGAACTGCACAGCCATCCTAGGAGTCAACTGCTGCTGGCCAGCCAAAGGTGGGGCTCCCAGAGCAAAGCAAGGAAGGCCAACCTGCAGTGAATTTGATGCATGGGAAAAGCCCTGGGACACTGCTGGATTGCATTTCCCACACACTACAATGGAAAACCTTTCCTCATTCCCCCGCAATGAAGGAATAAAGTCTGATATTTCTATCTCGAGTTAAAGTCTACAGCTCTCAGATTTTTGATCCATGTCCCTGAGATGCAGTTCTTCACTGTAATCTTCCTTCCCAGAAGATCACTGTGATTTCACTTAGGCAACAAGCTGCAAGGCAGACACAACACAGCCAGCCTGGAGCTGGAGGTGGATGGAGAATTGGATTTcccacccagctctgccttttttAACTGCTTGTACCAGAACCAGACAAACAGGGCTATGGGAGCAGGCTGTGCCAGCTCGGTGATCTCTGCTTACAGCCAGGAGGAGCCCAGCGATGGACTCACGGAAAGCAGTACAACAAAATGTGCAGCTGCTTCGTCAGGAAGATTTTATGCCTCCTTCAACAGTCGAGCAGCTGAGTGTCTTGTTTTAATAGTCGAAGTGCATTTACCGAAATTCATGGGTCAGCACAGCTAGAGCTCCACGGATGGAATTTGGACAGGTCACCATTATTTACTTACATTTCCTTCGAGGCAGAACAAAAGTGAGATCATGTCCTCACTTTAAAGGCCAAGCCGACTTGTGACAGCAGGGCAACAATACGTCCGTGCGGGAATGGGCTACAAAAGATGCTATTGTGATGATTTGGTGTGATTGAGCCGGGGTGGGTCAGTGGGGAAAGGGGATTTTTTCAGCCTCGGTACACACGGAAGGTTACCGTCAGGAGGCGAATAACCCGTTCCCTGTGTACACAGCGGCCGGGGCAAGAATTAATGAAAGCAATGCGCACTTCCCGGTGTCACTGCAGGGGCTCAGAGGTACAGAGGCAGAGCTGTTGCAgggtgcgggggggggggggagatgcCACGTCCCAGCACCTGAAGATGAGGATGTTGGCGAACTTCGTGCCCTTTGTTTGCCCAGCTTTGCTGTTCCCGGGGCggaggagcagggcagggtCAGGGAGCTGCCGCCGTGAGCCAGCACGGGGCCTGCGAGCGGCCGCAGCAGAGAGAGAGCCAGGGCAGCGTTCGTGCCCCGCCGTGCCCCGAGGACTCGGGGAGAGGCTCGGAGCGCTCCCGAGGCTGTGAGCCCGTCCCACGTCACTCTCCTGGGGCCTCGGGAGCTGCTAGGATGCCGGGGGGGGGAGGGACGTGCCGGGACCGTGTGAGCTCCGGGTCCGCGGATTCCCCGGGGTTACCCGCGGGCGCTGGGGTGCTGTCAGGGCTCCGGGACTCCCCCAGGACCAGAATGTCATCCCGAGGGCCGTCCCCACGTTGAGGGCCGCCCCCCGCTCCCGGTTCGTCCCAGCGTTCCCCCGCTGCTCCCTGACGGCCGCCGACCCTCCTCGCACCGACTCAGCTCCGGCCGCGGTGCCGGCTGTCccgggggcggggcggggcggggcggcggcggcggaagCGGGAGGTGGCGGCGGCGACGATggcgctgcggggcgggcggcgggcggcgatGCCGGGATAGCGCGGGCGGCCATGGCGCGGGGAGCCGGCCCGGCGCTGCgcctgctgctgccgctgctgcagctcctggcgcTGCCCGCGGGGCGCGGCAACCGCACCGGCGCCGGTAAGTGCGGGCTGGGGGCGGCCGGCCGGAGCCGTCCGACCGGGAGCCCCGAGCGGCCGCGCTGAGGGGGCGGGCGGGGTCGGCGATGGTTGTCCCGGGCCGCGGCCCCGAGGGCCGGTGCGGGTCCCCGCCGTGCTGCCTCCAGCCCGAGACCGCCGGCGGTGGAGCCTCTTGTCCCTCTGCGGCCGCATCGTGGCGTGAGGAGAAGGCGAAGTTTATTGTGGGCACTGAGATGGGGAGCTGGTGCTCCGGGACGCGGTCTGCGTGTGGCACGTTGGTCGGGATGAAGGCCGGGGTGTGCACATGCAGCTGGACAGGGCTGGGATGGGTGTGATGGATGGGCCGGGCCTGTCGGAGGGCACGCTGAGGGTCCAGCGGGGCTGAGCGTTACTTTGCAGCAGGCAGAAAGCTGTGTCAAGTGCGGTGTGAGGGCTGCTGAGAGCACTCTGCTCCgaaacaggagctgctgggagctgctgagcttTGTGCTCAATGTAAACTCCTGtgtgctcagcagagcagcGCTGTGCTCCTTCTGGAGCAGGCTGGTTCATCTGGAGACATCGGGGTCCAAGCCTGGATGGATcgaagggctgcagcacctggaggcaggctgagggagcgGGGtttgttctgcctggagaacAAG
This genomic window contains:
- the LOC140258683 gene encoding hemoglobin subunit alpha-D — encoded protein: MLTAEDKKLIQQAWEKASSHQEDFGAEALLRMFTAYPQTKTYFPHFDLSPGSDQIRGHGKKVLAALGNAVKNIDNLSQAMSELSNLHAYNLRVDPVNFKLLSQCIQVVLAAHMGKDYTPEVHAAFDKFLSAVSAVLAEKYR
- the LOC140258668 gene encoding hemoglobin subunit alpha-A, with translation MVLSAADKTNVKGIFTKISGHAEEYGAEALDRMFTTYPQTKTYFPHFDVSHGSAQIKGHGKKVVTALIEAANHIDDIAGTLSKLSDLHAQKLRVDPVNFKLLGQCFLVVVAIHHPAALTPEVHASLDKFLCAVGTVLTAKYR